One region of Athene noctua chromosome 18, bAthNoc1.hap1.1, whole genome shotgun sequence genomic DNA includes:
- the CDK3 gene encoding cyclin-dependent kinase 3 isoform X4, translating to MDTFQEAFHKVEKIGEGTYGVVYKARNKRTGQLVALKKIRLDSLLDVVHGQKKLYLVFEYLNQDLKKYLDSSQTREFPLSLVKNYLFQLLQGVSFCHSHRVIHRDLKPQNLLINEAGTIKLADFGLARAFGVPLRTYTHEVTRKALFPGDSEIDQLFRIFRTLGTPTEVTWPGVTQLPDYKGTFPRWTRKEMKEIIPNLDRDGRDLLVQLLLYDPSRRISAKAALNHKFFWRSPQSPEERRAPQRHHR from the exons ATGGATACTTTCCAAGAGGCATTTCACAAGGTGGAGAAGATCGGGGAGGGCACCTATGGCGTGGTGTACAAGGCCCGCAACAAGCGTACGGGGCAGCTGGTGGCCCTCAAGAAGATCCGCTTGGACTC GCTCCTGGATGTTGTACATGGACAGAAGAAGCTCTATCTAGTGTTTGAGTATCTGAACCAGGACCTGAAGAAATACCTAGATTCATCCCAAACCAGAGAGTTTCCTTTAAGCTTGGTCAAG AACTAccttttccagctgctgcagggtgTGAGCTTCTGCCACTCACACAGAGTTATCCACAGGGACTTAAAGCCACAGAACTTGCTCATTAATGAAGCAGGAACAATCAAGCTGGCTGATTTTGGACTGGCAAGAGCTTTCGGAGTCCCCCTGCGCACATACACTCATGAG gttACCAGGAAGGCCCTGTTTCCAGGGGACTCTGAGATTGATCAGCTCTTCCGGATCTTTCGCACCCTGGGCACTCCCACCGAGGTGACCTGGCCTGGGGTGACCCAGCTGCCTGACTACAAGGGGACCTTTCCCCGGTGGACAAGGAAGGAGATGAAGGAAATTATTCCCAACTTAGATCGAGATGGTAGAGACTTACTGGTG CAATTGCTCCTGTATGACCCCAGCAGGCGCATCTCAGCCAAGGCAGCCCTCAATCACAAGTTCTTCTGGAGAAGTCCTCAGAGCCCTGAAGAGCGCCGCGCACCGCAGAGACACCACAGATGA
- the CDK3 gene encoding cyclin-dependent kinase 3 isoform X2, producing MDTFQEAFHKVEKIGEGTYGVVYKARNKRTGQLVALKKIRLDSETEGVPSTAIREISLLKELKHPNIVRLLDVVHGQKKLYLVFEYLNQDLKKYLDSSQTREFPLSLVKNYLFQLLQGVSFCHSHRVIHRDLKPQNLLINEAGTIKLADFGLARAFGVPLRTYTHEVTRKALFPGDSEIDQLFRIFRTLGTPTEVTWPGVTQLPDYKGTFPRWTRKEMKEIIPNLDRDGRDLLVQLLLYDPSRRISAKAALNHKFFWRSPQSPEERRAPQRHHR from the exons ATGGATACTTTCCAAGAGGCATTTCACAAGGTGGAGAAGATCGGGGAGGGCACCTATGGCGTGGTGTACAAGGCCCGCAACAAGCGTACGGGGCAGCTGGTGGCCCTCAAGAAGATCCGCTTGGACTC GGAGACAGAGGGCGTCCCCAGCACCGCCATCCGAGAAATCTCACTGCTAAAGGAGCTGAAGCACCCCAACATAGTCAG GCTCCTGGATGTTGTACATGGACAGAAGAAGCTCTATCTAGTGTTTGAGTATCTGAACCAGGACCTGAAGAAATACCTAGATTCATCCCAAACCAGAGAGTTTCCTTTAAGCTTGGTCAAG AACTAccttttccagctgctgcagggtgTGAGCTTCTGCCACTCACACAGAGTTATCCACAGGGACTTAAAGCCACAGAACTTGCTCATTAATGAAGCAGGAACAATCAAGCTGGCTGATTTTGGACTGGCAAGAGCTTTCGGAGTCCCCCTGCGCACATACACTCATGAG gttACCAGGAAGGCCCTGTTTCCAGGGGACTCTGAGATTGATCAGCTCTTCCGGATCTTTCGCACCCTGGGCACTCCCACCGAGGTGACCTGGCCTGGGGTGACCCAGCTGCCTGACTACAAGGGGACCTTTCCCCGGTGGACAAGGAAGGAGATGAAGGAAATTATTCCCAACTTAGATCGAGATGGTAGAGACTTACTGGTG CAATTGCTCCTGTATGACCCCAGCAGGCGCATCTCAGCCAAGGCAGCCCTCAATCACAAGTTCTTCTGGAGAAGTCCTCAGAGCCCTGAAGAGCGCCGCGCACCGCAGAGACACCACAGATGA
- the CDK3 gene encoding cyclin-dependent kinase 3 isoform X1: MDTFQEAFHKVEKIGEGTYGVVYKARNKRTGQLVALKKIRLDSETEGVPSTAIREISLLKELKHPNIVRLLDVVHGQKKLYLVFEYLNQDLKKYLDSSQTREFPLSLVKNYLFQLLQGVSFCHSHRVIHRDLKPQNLLINEAGTIKLADFGLARAFGVPLRTYTHEVVTLWYRAPEILLGCRYYSTAVDIWSIGCIFAEMVTRKALFPGDSEIDQLFRIFRTLGTPTEVTWPGVTQLPDYKGTFPRWTRKEMKEIIPNLDRDGRDLLVQLLLYDPSRRISAKAALNHKFFWRSPQSPEERRAPQRHHR; encoded by the exons ATGGATACTTTCCAAGAGGCATTTCACAAGGTGGAGAAGATCGGGGAGGGCACCTATGGCGTGGTGTACAAGGCCCGCAACAAGCGTACGGGGCAGCTGGTGGCCCTCAAGAAGATCCGCTTGGACTC GGAGACAGAGGGCGTCCCCAGCACCGCCATCCGAGAAATCTCACTGCTAAAGGAGCTGAAGCACCCCAACATAGTCAG GCTCCTGGATGTTGTACATGGACAGAAGAAGCTCTATCTAGTGTTTGAGTATCTGAACCAGGACCTGAAGAAATACCTAGATTCATCCCAAACCAGAGAGTTTCCTTTAAGCTTGGTCAAG AACTAccttttccagctgctgcagggtgTGAGCTTCTGCCACTCACACAGAGTTATCCACAGGGACTTAAAGCCACAGAACTTGCTCATTAATGAAGCAGGAACAATCAAGCTGGCTGATTTTGGACTGGCAAGAGCTTTCGGAGTCCCCCTGCGCACATACACTCATGAG GTGGTGACTCTGTGGTACCGAGCCCCTGAAATACTGCTGGGATGCAGATACTACTCGACCGCTGTGGATATCTGGAGCATCGGCTGCATCTTTGCAGAAATG gttACCAGGAAGGCCCTGTTTCCAGGGGACTCTGAGATTGATCAGCTCTTCCGGATCTTTCGCACCCTGGGCACTCCCACCGAGGTGACCTGGCCTGGGGTGACCCAGCTGCCTGACTACAAGGGGACCTTTCCCCGGTGGACAAGGAAGGAGATGAAGGAAATTATTCCCAACTTAGATCGAGATGGTAGAGACTTACTGGTG CAATTGCTCCTGTATGACCCCAGCAGGCGCATCTCAGCCAAGGCAGCCCTCAATCACAAGTTCTTCTGGAGAAGTCCTCAGAGCCCTGAAGAGCGCCGCGCACCGCAGAGACACCACAGATGA
- the CDK3 gene encoding cyclin-dependent kinase 3 isoform X3: MDTFQEAFHKVEKIGEGTYGVVYKARNKRTGQLVALKKIRLDSETEGVPSTAIREISLLKELKHPNIVRLLDVVHGQKKLYLVFEYLNQDLKKYLDSSQTREFPLSLVKVVTLWYRAPEILLGCRYYSTAVDIWSIGCIFAEMVTRKALFPGDSEIDQLFRIFRTLGTPTEVTWPGVTQLPDYKGTFPRWTRKEMKEIIPNLDRDGRDLLVQLLLYDPSRRISAKAALNHKFFWRSPQSPEERRAPQRHHR; the protein is encoded by the exons ATGGATACTTTCCAAGAGGCATTTCACAAGGTGGAGAAGATCGGGGAGGGCACCTATGGCGTGGTGTACAAGGCCCGCAACAAGCGTACGGGGCAGCTGGTGGCCCTCAAGAAGATCCGCTTGGACTC GGAGACAGAGGGCGTCCCCAGCACCGCCATCCGAGAAATCTCACTGCTAAAGGAGCTGAAGCACCCCAACATAGTCAG GCTCCTGGATGTTGTACATGGACAGAAGAAGCTCTATCTAGTGTTTGAGTATCTGAACCAGGACCTGAAGAAATACCTAGATTCATCCCAAACCAGAGAGTTTCCTTTAAGCTTGGTCAAG GTGGTGACTCTGTGGTACCGAGCCCCTGAAATACTGCTGGGATGCAGATACTACTCGACCGCTGTGGATATCTGGAGCATCGGCTGCATCTTTGCAGAAATG gttACCAGGAAGGCCCTGTTTCCAGGGGACTCTGAGATTGATCAGCTCTTCCGGATCTTTCGCACCCTGGGCACTCCCACCGAGGTGACCTGGCCTGGGGTGACCCAGCTGCCTGACTACAAGGGGACCTTTCCCCGGTGGACAAGGAAGGAGATGAAGGAAATTATTCCCAACTTAGATCGAGATGGTAGAGACTTACTGGTG CAATTGCTCCTGTATGACCCCAGCAGGCGCATCTCAGCCAAGGCAGCCCTCAATCACAAGTTCTTCTGGAGAAGTCCTCAGAGCCCTGAAGAGCGCCGCGCACCGCAGAGACACCACAGATGA
- the TEN1 gene encoding CST complex subunit TEN1 isoform X2: MLPSAGIYYFPWEINSSVPDGEALRTFGRLCCYDLVRSEAVLTAQHSSAQYRVCVDTKLVEPFQAQLGSCYIVLGEAEHREGEGLVVKARIFTCVEGMNVALLEQAIQEQRKYFSERQEWMGSSTS; the protein is encoded by the exons ATGCTGCCAAGTGCTGGTATCTATTACTTCCCATGGGAGATCAACAGCTCAGTCCCAGACGGGGAGGCGCTGAGGACGTTTGGCAG GTTATGCTGCTACGACCTGGTCCGGTCTGAAGCTGTTCTCACCGctcagcacagctcagctcagTACCGGGTCTGTGTTGACACCAAGCTTGTGGAGCCGTTCCAAGCCCAGCTGGGATCTTGCTACATCGTCCTGGGAGAGGCTGAACATAGGGAAG GTGAGGGCCTCGTAGTAAAGGCACGAATATTCACCTGTGTGGAAGGGATGAATGTGGCCTTGCTGGAACAAGCCATACAGGAGCAGAGGAAATACTTCAGCGAGAGGCAGGAGTGGATGGGAAGCAGTACATCCTGA
- the TEN1 gene encoding CST complex subunit TEN1 isoform X1, which produces MLPSAGIYYFPWEINSSVPDGEALRTFGRLCCYDLVRSEAVLTAQHSSAQYRVCVDTKLVEPFQAQLGSCYIVLGEAEHREGKCSRSQCPLLLFMVHQLLHSSLGEGLVVKARIFTCVEGMNVALLEQAIQEQRKYFSERQEWMGSSTS; this is translated from the exons ATGCTGCCAAGTGCTGGTATCTATTACTTCCCATGGGAGATCAACAGCTCAGTCCCAGACGGGGAGGCGCTGAGGACGTTTGGCAG GTTATGCTGCTACGACCTGGTCCGGTCTGAAGCTGTTCTCACCGctcagcacagctcagctcagTACCGGGTCTGTGTTGACACCAAGCTTGTGGAGCCGTTCCAAGCCCAGCTGGGATCTTGCTACATCGTCCTGGGAGAGGCTGAACATAGGGAAGGTAAATGCTCCAGAAGCCAGTGCCCATTGCTGCTCTTCATGGTTCATCAGCTCCTTCATAGCTCCCTGG GTGAGGGCCTCGTAGTAAAGGCACGAATATTCACCTGTGTGGAAGGGATGAATGTGGCCTTGCTGGAACAAGCCATACAGGAGCAGAGGAAATACTTCAGCGAGAGGCAGGAGTGGATGGGAAGCAGTACATCCTGA